A part of Homoserinibacter sp. YIM 151385 genomic DNA contains:
- a CDS encoding glycoside hydrolase family 13 protein encodes MTASNEWWRTAVIYQIYPRSFADGNGDGIGDLAGITGRLDAVAELGADAIWLSPFFTSPQRDAGYDVADYCDVDPLFGTLADFDAMRERAHALGLKVIVDLVPNHSSSDHPWFQDALAAAPDSGERGRYIFREGRGDTGELPPNNWQSVFGGDAWTRVTEPDGTPGQWYLHLFDSSQPDFDWTNEEVRKLFRAVLRFWLDRGVDGFRVDVAHGLAKVDGLPDYTPPADSGSMGGDEPDVPYWAQDGVHEIFRDWRRILDEYEPARILAGEAWVQPISKLANWVRPDEMHQTFNFGYLETAWDAGALRAVVDSSLDSFGSVGAPSTWVLSNHDVIRHTSRLALTPPPVQGSGIGPRTQPKPDAVVGLRRARAATAFMLGLPGSSYLYQGEELGLPEVADLPDEAREDPTFLRTGGELYGRDGCRVPLPWEAAAPGTGFSTTGASWLPQPAFWPSYARDAQRGIPGSTLEFYREALAARRAHGLGSGALEWVEGTGEGLLAYRNGDVLVIANVSAGAAPLLDGEVITASGPLGEGVLPGDTTVWLRAPKG; translated from the coding sequence GTGACTGCCTCGAACGAGTGGTGGCGGACCGCCGTCATCTACCAGATCTACCCCCGCTCCTTCGCCGACGGGAACGGCGACGGCATCGGCGACCTCGCCGGCATCACCGGCCGCCTCGACGCCGTGGCCGAGCTCGGCGCGGACGCGATCTGGCTGTCCCCCTTCTTCACCTCGCCGCAGCGCGACGCCGGCTACGACGTCGCCGACTACTGCGACGTCGACCCGCTGTTCGGCACGCTCGCCGACTTCGACGCCATGCGCGAGCGGGCGCACGCGCTGGGCCTCAAGGTCATCGTCGATCTCGTCCCGAACCACTCCTCGAGCGACCACCCCTGGTTCCAGGATGCGCTGGCCGCGGCACCCGACAGCGGCGAGCGCGGCCGCTACATCTTCCGCGAGGGCCGCGGCGACACGGGCGAGCTGCCGCCGAACAACTGGCAGTCGGTCTTCGGCGGCGACGCCTGGACCCGCGTGACCGAGCCCGACGGCACGCCCGGCCAGTGGTACCTGCACCTCTTCGACAGCTCGCAGCCCGACTTCGACTGGACGAACGAGGAGGTGCGGAAGCTCTTCCGCGCCGTCCTCCGCTTCTGGCTCGACCGCGGCGTCGACGGCTTCCGCGTCGATGTCGCGCACGGCCTGGCCAAGGTGGACGGCCTCCCCGACTACACGCCGCCCGCCGACTCCGGCTCCATGGGCGGCGACGAGCCGGACGTGCCGTACTGGGCGCAGGACGGCGTGCACGAGATCTTCCGCGACTGGCGCCGCATCCTCGACGAGTACGAGCCGGCCCGCATCCTCGCCGGCGAGGCCTGGGTGCAGCCGATCTCGAAGCTCGCGAACTGGGTGCGCCCCGACGAGATGCACCAGACCTTCAACTTCGGCTACCTCGAGACGGCCTGGGATGCGGGCGCGCTCCGGGCGGTCGTCGACAGCTCGCTCGACTCCTTCGGCTCCGTCGGGGCGCCGAGCACCTGGGTGCTCTCGAACCACGACGTCATCCGCCACACGAGCCGCCTCGCGCTGACCCCGCCGCCCGTGCAGGGCTCCGGGATCGGGCCGCGCACCCAGCCCAAGCCGGATGCCGTCGTCGGCCTCCGCCGGGCGCGCGCGGCGACCGCGTTCATGCTCGGCCTCCCCGGCTCCAGCTACCTCTACCAGGGCGAGGAGCTCGGCCTCCCCGAGGTGGCCGACCTCCCCGACGAGGCCCGCGAGGACCCCACCTTCCTCCGCACCGGCGGCGAGCTGTACGGCCGCGACGGCTGCCGCGTCCCGCTCCCCTGGGAGGCGGCGGCGCCCGGCACCGGCTTCAGCACGACGGGTGCCAGCTGGCTGCCCCAGCCGGCGTTCTGGCCGTCCTACGCGCGCGATGCGCAGCGCGGGATCCCGGGCTCGACGCTCGAGTTCTACCGCGAGGCGCTCGCCGCCCGCCGTGCGCACGGGCTCGGCTCGGGCGCGCTCGAGTGGGTCGAGGGCACGGGCGAGGGCCTGCTCGCCTACCGCAACGGCGACGTGCTCGTGATCGCGAACGTCTCGGCCGGCGCGGCGCCGCTGCTCGACGGCGAGGTCATCACGGCCTCGGGTCCGCTCGGCGAGGGCGTGCTGCCCGGCGACACGACGGTCTGGCTGCGGGCACCGAAGGGCTGA